The Nocardioides marmorisolisilvae genomic interval CGATGACGTCGGAGAGTCGGTCTGGGTCGAGGCCGGTGCGCTCGGCGAGGTGGGCGAGGGTGTGCGCAAGCAGGTCGACGGGATGCCAGTCGCGCAGCTGGCCGCCACGCTTGCCGACCGGTGTGCGGACGGCGTCGACAACGACTGCTTCACGGGTCATGGTTTGACTCCTCGGTGGCGGGTGCGGAAGGCGTTCAGGGCTCGGTGGAACTCGGGCGTCAACACGTTGGCGACCTGGGCTTCGGCCTCAGCGGCCAGCGCTTCGGTGAGGGCAGAGCTCCACGTCGCGTCGAGGAGGTGCTTGGTGCCTGCCTGGGCAGACCGGGAGAAGCCGGCCAGGCGTCGGGCCAGGGCGGTCACCGCGTCATCGAGCTCGTCCGATGGCACGCAGCGTGCGATGAGTCCGACCTGAGCGGCGGTCGGCCCGTCGAGGTCGTCCCCGAGGAGGGCCAACTCTCGCGCCCGCCGCAGCCCGACGAGCCGGGGCAGGACCCAGCTGCCACCGAGGTCGATGGACAGGCCGAGGCGGGCGAAGATCTGGGTGAACCGCGCCGTCTCGTCGGCGACGACGAAGTCGCAGGCAAGGGCCAGGTTGCAGCCGGCGCCGACCGCGTTGCCACGGACCTTGGCGATGACCGGCTGCGGCAAGTCGCGCAGGGCAGGAACGATCTTGTTGAACTCGACCATGGCCTCGCCAAGTCGACCGGGGTCGAGGTCGAGCAAATCCGCGCCGGCGCAGAAGTTGCCCCCCGCGCCGGTGAGCACCACGACACGAACGTCGGCGGCCAACGCGACGTCGGCCAACGCTGTGAGCAGATCCTGCACCGAGTGAGGGCTCAGCGCGTTGCGGCGCTCAGGCCTGGTCAGCTCGACCGTGGCGACGGGCCCGTCCACGGTGAGGCGCAGGGTCTTCGAGGTCGTCGGCGCTCTGGCGGCGGATCCACTGCCCAGGTCGCTTGAGGTGTCAGGCATTGAGTTCCGCCCGGATCTGGTGCTTCAAAAGCTTGCCGGAGGCGTTGCGGGGAATCTCGTCGACGATGATGAGCTCGCGGGGCAGTTTGTAGCTGCTGAGGCACTGCTGGCCGTACTCGCGCAGTTGCTTAAGGGTAAGCGTGGCACCGTCCCGTGGGGTCACG includes:
- a CDS encoding enoyl-CoA hydratase/isomerase family protein, yielding MPDTSSDLGSGSAARAPTTSKTLRLTVDGPVATVELTRPERRNALSPHSVQDLLTALADVALAADVRVVVLTGAGGNFCAGADLLDLDPGRLGEAMVEFNKIVPALRDLPQPVIAKVRGNAVGAGCNLALACDFVVADETARFTQIFARLGLSIDLGGSWVLPRLVGLRRARELALLGDDLDGPTAAQVGLIARCVPSDELDDAVTALARRLAGFSRSAQAGTKHLLDATWSSALTEALAAEAEAQVANVLTPEFHRALNAFRTRHRGVKP